One Microvirga lotononidis genomic window carries:
- a CDS encoding IS6 family transposase, with amino-acid sequence MFKGRHFDRSVILLRVRWYLAYSLSLRDLKEMMAERGTSVDHTTIYRWTVHYAPLLFEQFYRRKRLVTGRWHVDETYIKIRGRWMYLYRAIDSNGNTVEFCFSERRNLIAAKRFLRKALKRHGRPERIVIDGSQTNREAILACDAESRLQDGSRRNPKPIRIRQSAYLNNRIEQDHRAIKCRVRPMLGFKSMASARAIRDCIEMIHMMRKGQAKYACRSQRSLAEQFDLLAL; translated from the coding sequence ATGTTCAAAGGCCGTCATTTCGATCGATCGGTGATCTTGTTGCGTGTCCGGTGGTATCTGGCGTACAGCCTGAGCCTGCGCGATCTCAAGGAGATGATGGCGGAACGCGGCACCTCCGTTGATCACACGACCATTTATCGCTGGACCGTTCACTATGCTCCGCTCCTGTTCGAGCAATTCTATCGGCGCAAGCGCCTGGTCACCGGCAGATGGCATGTGGATGAAACGTATATCAAAATCCGCGGGCGTTGGATGTATTTGTACCGCGCCATCGACAGCAATGGTAACACCGTGGAATTCTGCTTCAGCGAGCGGCGCAACCTGATTGCTGCCAAGCGGTTCCTGCGCAAGGCACTCAAGCGGCATGGACGACCTGAGCGGATTGTGATCGACGGCAGCCAGACCAACCGCGAGGCGATCCTGGCCTGCGATGCGGAAAGCCGGCTCCAGGACGGATCGAGGCGCAATCCGAAGCCGATCCGGATTCGGCAGAGTGCTTATCTCAACAATCGCATCGAGCAGGACCATCGTGCTATCAAATGCCGGGTTCGACCGATGCTCGGATTTAAGTCGATGGCGTCCGCTCGAGCGATCCGGGACTGCATTGAGATGATCCACATGATGCGAAAAGGACAGGCGAAGTATGCCTGCCGTTCGCAGCGATCTCTCGCCGAGCAGTTTGACCTGCTCGCCCTATAG